In Paramormyrops kingsleyae isolate MSU_618 chromosome 18, PKINGS_0.4, whole genome shotgun sequence, the DNA window GCGCTGAAGCCGCAGCTTAACAAATTCCTGGAGGACTGTGACTTCTTCTACTACGCTGGGGAAGGCGGGGTTCAGAGGTAAAGCTCCTCCCACTCTGCATGAAGCAGACCATTGGCCCTCCCACTGGAGATTAGAATCTCCCCCCATGGATACTTTAGTCCAGTTATTTCTAAGAGTACTATGGGCTAATCTACTTTGACTTTAAAggtccccaccccccaaagtAAGAAGTATAAAGAACAACAGGCTAAATTGAAATTTATTGTCCTTTCAGGTGCCAGACTGGAACCATCCGGTCCAACTGTTTGGACTGTTTGGACAGAACCAACAGTGTCCAGGCCTTCCTTGCACTGGAGGTACGCAGAGTGTCTGAACATGAAGGCTGGCTTCCATTGGTGTGTTACATATTGCAGGATGGACAtccattttattgtattattaatCAGTCCCTCAGCAGTCATATCTGGTATTTGCAGGTGATCAGtcaaattaaacagaaaatcaAACAGACAAAAACTATTAGCTAAGATATAGTGAACTGAAATATAAGCACAACACTCATCCACTCATTCAACAACTAAAATGGATTCATTAGCCTCTCTTGGTCACATATATACCAAAAAACAAGGTGGGGTCATAGAAAAGAATTCCCACATTCATGAATTTAGAAGATCAGTGGTCATTTTTGACACACCactgcacacagtgcacaacaacgaaatgtggtATCTGCGTTtggcacccggggagcagtgctcggggacggtaccttgctcagggtacctcagtggtgccttgctggtcagggattcgaaccagcaatctttcaattacaagtgcgcttccctaaccatcaagccaccattGCCCTCAGTAATAAATGGTGACCACCATTTATTTGCCTGTAGCAGCCCTACACATCTCAGAGCTGACCAAGTTGTTGAGTGACGCCTGTGGAATGCTGTGCCACTTCAGCTTCTGGAATGCACTGATCCAGAGCATTTCGAAACATGCTCATTGGGAGACGTTTACAGAGCATTCAGGCAGAACGACCTGTGATTGTGAAGCCAGATGGACCTTCTACTATGAGCTCTAAACCTGGAGTTGACttatggtacagaaatggaggTTCATGACTTTGGCTAAGCTCTAGTGTACTTCCCGCATTGTGTCTCGCGACttatggtacagaaatggaggTTCATGACTTTGGCTAAGCTCTAGTGTacttcctgctttgtgtctcACGACTTACAGTACAGAAATGGAGGTTCATGACTTTGGCTAAGCTCTAGTGTACTTCCTGCATTGTGTCTCATGACttatggtacagaaatggaggTTCATGACTTTGGCTAAGCTCTAGTGTACTTCCTGCATTATGTCTCGCGACTTATGGCACAGAAATGGAGGCTCATGACTTTGGCTAAGCTCTAGTGTACTTCCTGCATTGTGTCTCGCGACTTATGGCACAGAAATGGAGGTTCATGACTTTGGCTAAGCTCTAGTGTACTTACTGCATTGTGTCTCGCGTAACTTGAGGCATCTGCAGCTCCCTTTTGTCATCGCCGCAATTAGGAACACCTGTGTTGTTGTCATGCTATGCCATCAACATTTCGATATGTCACTTTTAGAGATGGATTATcgatacattttttaaaaaaaaaacaaaaaaaataattttacgAAATTTGAAACATGCACTCTTTGTATGACAGTTCACAGAAAGtcctattttttatttttttttgtcaagccATTACAAAATGGGAACAAAAGCTAAAGTATTGCATTTATGGTATTGTTTGGTATAATTACCTGGTTGCTTAGTACTTCAGGAGAAAAAACATCATTatgctgcagaaaaaaaagttgCTCGATTGTGGTTTATAAGTATTATGTTACCTTTGCCATTGCTTATGCTTTTAAATGCTAATTGCTGTTTTGCATGTAAGAAGGTAATACCCTGACAACTACAATCCTGCCGTTTTCCTTTTGTGATGTAATTTGATATTCCTGGATTTCTGTAATGGGAACTGGTCTCCCGCTGATTTGTGAGTGGCCATGTTAGCATCGTCGCTCTGCCTTCCCTCTCCTGTCCAGATGCTGCCCAAACAGCTGGAGGTCATGGGTCTGTCAGAGAAACCCCAGCTAGTGGCCAGATTCCAGGAGGTGTTCCGCTCCATGTGGTCCATCAACGGCGATTCCATCAGCAAAATCTATGCTGGCACTGGTGCCCTGGACGGCAAGGCTAAGGTAGGGTGCCCGTGTCCAGGGAGCCGGGGGCTGTGGCAGCCCCAGACAGCGGCCGCTGCCTCATGTCTAACTCCCTTTGCATGTGCTCTGTCTTTCTCCTGCATTCTCTGGATAATGTTCCTGCCCTGGTGAGTCCACGGTGCCGGGTTCGATGAAGCCGGCTTGCACGTCTGTCTTGTTGCTGTACCTTCCGGTGTATCCattatctttttttctttttttgcgaTACCGTCCAGAGCTTCTGCTGGCTAACTTTTCCGGTcttaaataatgaaaatgatccAGATTCTAACATGTAGACAATTAAGACCTTCTGTACAAAGGGTTTTTCTCTGAAGGGGTTTTGGGCAGGACTGTAAAAACTGGTGCATATCATTTAGAAATATCtttcctttgttttgttttttatttttttgtttaagcaTAGACTTTATGAATTAATGCACAtgttttttgtctctgtgtacgtttgtggttttttttgtttgtttttttgtcgtCTGTGTTTTGTCTGTGTATTTAACTGTAGCTTTATTCATTGCCTCGCTTGTGATGGTAACAAGAGACAGTATCTAAGAGCTGCTAATCGCTCTCCAGGCTGGGAAGCTGAAAGACGGCGCTCGCTCCGTCACCAGGACCATCCAGAACAACTTCTTCGACAGCTCAAAGCAGGAGGCCATCGACATCCTGCGCCTGGGCAGCACCCTGAACAGCGACCTGGCCGACAAGGCCCGGGCCCTGCTCACCACCAGCAGCCTCTACGGTGCGCGGCCAGCACCGCCGCACATGTCTGCACGATCGCTAGCTGCATGCTCTGTTTACTTCTATAAATACATCCGTGAAATCGCTCCTCCTGCCAAGACGGTCACAGGTTTGGCTAAATCTCTGCAGGCGTTTAAAACCAggttatttaaagaaaaaaaatatatatttttaatatattaatacaCGCTTTAGTTTTTCTGGTACTTGCACCAGTTGATGCAGTATACGTGTGCAGCATTCTTTGTGGATTTGGACTATCAAGGTCATGCCAAGGTTACAGCTGGGAGAGTTTAgggaagcaaaaaaaataaatgtttgtctAACTTCCTCCGGATGAATGAGTGTGTGTCATCATTGGTTGACCATGGCCTTCTTTTCACTCTCTTCTCCTTTTCCTTAATGCTTACGATGTTAGTTTCAGAGACCATTTTGCAATCAGGTACAGTAAATTCCGTACGGCAGAGCACTTAagtgctttttgtttttaaagcctGGCTTGCTTGTCTTTTTCCctgcaatatttttttccctgctaATGTATCCCATTGTTCGGTTTGAATAATCGCAGTCTGTTTTCCCTCGTGTCGCAGCATCTCCCAGAGTCCTCTTGGGCATGTGCCAAAACTACCAGAAGTACACGCAGCCCAAGCAGGTGCGCGTCTGTGTCGGCACCTGGAACGTCAACGGGGGAAAGCAATTCCGCAGCATCGCCTTCCGCAACCAGACCCTCAACGACTGGCTCTTAGATGCCCCTAAGAAGGCGGGACTCCCTGATTTCCAGGGTGTGTGCTGCCAATCCCTACTGTGCAAACAGCATGCAGTCTTGTGTAACGTTGCGGTTTGTTTACATCTGCTGATGTTGTTTTGCTGTCTTTGTGGATGTGACGGATCTCTTTTGACCCAATGCTTTTGTACTCCTCCCCTCTTTCCAGACAGCAAAGCTCGCCCAGTAGACATCTTTGCTATTGGGTTTGAGGAAATGGTAGAGCTGAACGCCGGCAATATCGTCAGCGCAAGGTAAACATCGGCAGCATCTCCCGCGATGTCAGTGAATCCATGACTCGGGCCGAAACAGTGAAAGTGCAACCTTCCCTCCCCCGCAGCACGACCAATCAGAAGCTGTGGGCCGCTGAGCTGCAGAAGAACATCTCCAGGGACCACAAGTACGTGCTGCTGGCCTCGGAGCAGCTCGTGGGGGTCTGCCTCTTCGTCTTCATCCGGCCCCAACACGCCCCTTTCATCCGGTAGGCACCCGCCAGTTCTCCTTTATCCCCGATATTCCCACATTgtcatgctgtttttttttttttactgtttttgtaCTGCTAGTCTTTGCTTTTCTACTCTTCTCGTCCAACTTCAATACAGCCCCGTAGAATCATTTGCAAGCTTTAATCCAATAAAACAGTGTTCTCCAATCCGGTCCAGCTCCcagatgggagggagcaaaaaatgtggactgtctggcagggagctcggagggagcaaaaacatggaccgactgtgggtccccgaggaccggatcgGGAAACGCTGCAATAAAATACGCCGCACGTGTTTCTCTGTGCTTGACTGAGCCAAGCCCTGGGGCCTTTCAGGGATGTTGCCGTGGACACGGTAAAGACTGGAATGGGAGGAGCCACAGGGAACAAGGGGGGTGTGGCCATCCGCATGTTGTTCCATACTACCAGCATCTGCTTCATCTGCTCTCACTTCGCTGCTGGACAGTCCCAGGTCAAGGAGAGGAACGACGACTACAATGAGATCACCCGCAAGCTCAGCTTCCCCATGGTAACCATGCACTTTCAGCATCAGACatcataactaataataatatgtgACTCGGGAAATGTCGTTACCCAAAGGATGTATATGGCTTTAGTGGTTCCTCCATTGGCCTCACTGCAGCAGAAATACCACAGACCGCTGCATCAAACTGTCGTCACTGAACAGTCTGCCCACCAGAAATTATAGCCCCTGGCCGACGCATATCATTGCATTTTGCCAGTTATTTTGCATCTTTTAAccaagctctttttgtgtgtaGCTCGCCTAATCAATTTAGTAATAAGATCTTCTGTAGCTTGTTAACCTGCCTTGTCCTACGTAGTATAACGTAACCTTTTAACATTTAGCCGTGGCTTCCTGCTGAATGTCTGTCTCTCTCGGTTGTTTTCGGGCTGTGATGTCACATCCTCCCGCCGCGCCTCCTCTTGGTTCTGACTCACCTCCCACGTCTTGTCGTATGTTCTCCTCTCAAGGGCCGGCTGCTGTACTCCCATGACTATGTGTTCTGGTGCGGTGACTTCAACTACCGCATCAGCCTGCCCAACGAGGAGGTGAAGGAGCTCATCCGGCAGAAGCAGTGGGACGCCCTGATTGCCGGCGACCAGCTGGCGGAGCAGAAGAGCGCAGGCCACGTAAGCGAGGCCACCTTACTCCGTCACAGAGCGCGGTCGCCGCGGAAGTCCATGACCCTGATCCATCCGCGTCGCTCTCGTCGCTCCGCAGATTTTCCGCACGTTCATCGAAGGCGACATTAACTTCCCGCCCACCTACAAGTATGACCTCTTCTCTGACGACTATGACACCAGCGAGAAGTGCCGCACGCCAGCTTGGACGGACCGTATTCTCTGGAAGAGGAGGAAGTGGAACTTTGATAAAAGTGGTGAGGGGGTGCATCCGCGTTCGCGTTCCGTGAGACACGTGTATGCTGTAACCCCCGGCAGCACAAAAGTCTGGGAGGAGTTTGGCTTTGACGCCGTATTGTATGGGTCTCCCTGTAGCAGAAGAGATGAACCTGGTGTCCACAGCTCAGGATGATGAGCACGACGCGCCGCAGTACCTCTGGACACCTGGCACCCTTCAGTACTATGGCAGAGCGGAGCTAAAGACCTCGGATCACAGGTGGCGCTTTGCTTTGGCAGTGCTGTACATGGTtatctctgattggctgctgatgAGTCACCATTAGGCTCACTCAGTTCCCAGGCCCACTGCTTTGTGTTACAGTGAGATCGTCCTCTACACAGAGAAGCTATTGGCTCACACTCTTGCATACTTTTTAAATGCTTGGGTACTTTTTAAAGTgaatatgtggggggggggggtagaattATTTGCAGAACAAGTACAGGTTGGAATGTTGTCAGGGCGCCAGGACACCATTTCTGttcgcatatcccatcatgctctccttcgAGACGCATATATGCAGCTGAGAGTTAAGCTTGGGTGTCGAATGCAAGATCAGTCATTTATCTAGcgtccctggagcattttgggggaggggaggttaagggctttgctcgaAGGCTCAACaaacatgtgactattctgttgcggatgggactcaaaccagcaaccttcccatcacaggcacagaggtctAACCTGCTTAGCCACACAGCGCCACCTAGGGCTGGGCTATATGGACCAAAAACCATGCCTGAATATTTTTAGGGATGTATGACATATCAGTATTTTCTATGAATTGGGcttaatgtttaattttaaatcaAAGCCGCTTGTGGATTGATTTTAGCGGTGCGTTCTGGGAGTCTACAGCTTTCACGTTGTTTATGACCAGGAAGGAATACTATTGGCTTCAATTAAAAATCTTTAATAAGGTCCTAATTTTGAATACACAATAAAGGTATATCAATAAAAAAGGGTATTATGTCATCCCATATCTGTTTGAAAGCACTGATATACCGTAAAAATTCGATATATCACAATGCCCTACCGACCCCCCCCAAAGTGCTAGCTATTTTGGTAATGCTTAGCCCCGTTCGCAGCTTGTCCTGAGACTGCTGGCCATCCTCgctctccccacccccaccccaggcctGTGGTGGCCGTCATAGACGTGGACGTGCTGGAGGTGGACCCCGAGGCGCGGCACCAGGTATACAAGGACGTCATCGCCCAGCAGGGCCCGCCTGATGGCACCGTGCTCGTGTCCCTCTGCGGCTCTGGCGATGACAACTTCTTTGATGATGGCCTGATCGACGAGCTTCTGGACAAGTTTGCCGCCTTCGGGGAGGTCATCCTCATCAGGTGGGTCGTCCAGACAACTGTCATCCACTCTGCAGACATCAGAACTCTTTGCCTCACTTTCACAAATCTGTCGGCTCCCAAGGTTCCCTGATGTTTCACAGCGAGAGTCTTGAGCTGGAGAAGTGTAGGCTGCATGTGGTGTGTTTATTAATTAGACTCATAATTTGAAGGATGCTGGTCCTATTACTGTTACTGGCTCTGGAACCTTGAGCCAGGACATGTAGCCTGAATCTAAGTGACTTTGATAGTAGCTTCATCTTGGTGATTCCATGGTGTTGCATATGGGCatcaaatggattttttttatgtgataCTTCTCCATCATGGTTGACTCACTCTTCCTCTGCTTAGGTTTGTGGAGGAGAAGATGTGGGTGACTTTCTTAGAAGGCTACTCCGCCCtggctgctctctctctcagtgcCTCCACGGTAAGCCTGTTCTGATGAGAGCATGGAGTGCCCTGTGAGCTAGAAAAGCCTTTTTTTTGTCCACAACAGTACTGCTCCGGTTCCCCATAGGTCCAAGGGAAGACCATAGACATTCGGCTGAAGAGCCCTGACTGGATCAAGAGCCTGGAGGAGGAGATGAGCGTCGAGAGGGTCTTTGGGGGTGTTCCCACATCTGCTAGCTCCAGCCTGCTGGCCGAGGATGCGGATACAGGTGCCGACTATGACATGGAAGGTACAGCAGAATGTATAATACTAAATGGGGCTTGTGAGATATCCCACTGAACTCTGTGGTGAGTGGGAGGGGCTTATGAGCGTTCATATGGATGTCTGTGGTGAGTGGGAGGGGCTTGTGCAACATTCCTGTGAACCTTGGTGAACGGATGAGGGTTCACATTCGCAGGTATGTGAGGGTTCATCTGTGGTGCATGGAGGGGGCTTGTGTATGTTCACCAGGATTCCTGTGGTGAATGGAAGGAACTTGAGAAACATTCCTGTGAAAGGTGTGGTGAATGGATGGGGTTTATGAGCAGCCACAGGGTCTCCTGGTGAATGGATGGGGTTTATGAGCAGCCACAGGGTCTCCTGGTGAATGGATGGGGTTTATGAGCAGCCACAGGGTCTCCTGGTGAATGGAAGGGGTTTATGAGCAGCCACAGGGTCTCCTGGTGAATGGAAGGCCCTTGTGAGTGTTCAGCGGGAtggctaaaaaaaaatgtcctttgATATCATTTAATTTAACTAGTAGGCATTTGGACATCCGTATTAATATCTTATTTAGCTCAGCTTGTAGAAGGAACATTGAATTAGTACATGTTCTGTATTAGTATTATGTATTAAATTTCAGCTAATCTAATTGAAGTGCTACTGAATTGTGCCGACAGGCGACGTGGACGAGGACAGCGCGGAGTTGGAGGAGATTCTCCCCCAGCACCTCCAGCTGAACTCCAGCTCAGGCCTGGCCACATCACCTTCCGCATCGCCCAGAAGCAGCCCCTGCCCTTCACCGACCCACGGCGAAGCGGCGCCACCATGCCGGCCCAGTCGCGCACCGCCACGCACTGCCGGCCCTCCTCCAGGTACGGCCTTCTGAGTAGGGAGGAGGAGTGCAGTGCTAGCAGCAAACTCCCCGGCAAGATCCGATTAAAGGGAATGGGTTTATCACCGGGAGGTTGCAGATTTTAATCCACTGATAAAATCTCCTGTTGTACTAACCCGGGCTGCTTAACTTGATTTGCCGAGTTGCTCTCAAAGTCAAGGTGTCCGAATGAGTAAAAGGTAAAGTTCGCCGGCTACATTACATAACGTGGATCAGAGTGTGTGCCAAGCGAATGACATTGGCAGCAGTGTACCGGCTCTCGGCTTCATCTGTTGAAACTCTTTATTCTTTGCTCTATCTTTATTTGGGAAAGGATGCTTAAGTCCAGCAGCGTGTAGGAGGGAGCTTACAGGTAAAATAAGTGCCTTTGTGTGgagctgtgtctgtctgtgctctAGGTGTTCTGCTGGCTGTGATGTACTGTTTAAAAACtgatagccccccccccgcctttgcggggttggggggggggggcctctgATGCAGTTATGGGGAGTCATGTGTGGGGGCCGCTCCCTTGACCATTTTCCCCAGGCTCTCCGGTGGATTTCCAGCCCATCGCCCCGCCGTCTCAGGGCCTGGAGCCGAagcgaccccctcccccgcgcCCCAACGCCCCCCCTGCCCGGCCCGCTCCCCCACAGCGACCCCCACCTCCTTCAGGTATGAGACAGCCTTGCCGTTCAGCACAAACGCCACGTTATATCCTCCTCTCGCAGATCCAGAGTCAGATGTACAGCCATGTTATGCTGCTTGTCAGGGCTTTACGGCAGTTTGGGCCCCTGTAGTGTGTCCTTGCAGGCGTTACTGTGTAGAAGTGTACCGGACTCGTATGCTTTGGTGCCCATTGATTCGCCTGACGCTGCCGTTTCTGTTTAAAGGAGGTAGAAGCCCCACACCAGCTAGGAAAGACTTGGGAGGTAAAATGTCACATTGGAAATCGCATTCCTGTCTCGCTGTGAAGTGTCATGCTGTGTCGTCAGTCGCCCGTAGTTgctcctcccctcccctccccatcATGTCCCGCCTCCCGCCACATTCAGAGGGATCAGTCAGACCTTCGCAGCCAGTTGTCGCTCACAGGGTCGCTCGAATCCCCGGTTGTCACGGAGACAAGCCCGCTATGCGCTAACATGGCGAGATGTCGACAGACGCCAAATTGGCAGGATGGAGGTGCCGTTTCGGAGAGCCAGATATAACGGCTTGCGTGCGCAGGAGTCTAGGATGAGAATAAAATGTGACGTTTCATCTCAGGGCGAAAAGCACAGCTTGTAGGGCAGGTTTTCTCACCCGGGGTCCAGTCGGTCCCATTGAGAGAGAGCAGTTAGTTTGTGATCCTGGCATCGATACTTTTGTACAGTTACAGTGATTGTTATTGTTCCTTAGATTATTCcaagtgtttttgtttctgtATTAGTGTCCGTCATGCCTGCTGCTTCCGCTGAtgctgtcttttttttcccctttctaTTCATTGATATTTAACTGTCATTTGGCTCAGTGGTTCTCAGGCTGTGGGTTACgacataatcccccccccccagccttggGAGAGAAAGGGGTCTCAAGTCTTGAccagtgttttttggggggtcTGCAGACAaggtttgagaaccactgatttaGCTTATCTTAGATGTGTGTGTTCTGCTTTTAAACCATATCTATGTTCTTTAACATCTTTATTCCATTGCATGAACAACTTGCTTGATCTGTGTCGTTTGTGGTTCTTTCATCACCTTCCTCATTGCATGGGTTACGTTAGCGTCTTACATGTCTATTGGAGTGGTTCACTGTCGGAGATCCTCAGAGCCCGGAAATGGCTCTGTGGACCTCTGAAGGTAAAGCTACCGGCCCGGTCACCATCTCTTTTCTGGGGGTGACTTGCAACTCATTTCTGTAACTAAGGTGTTGTCCCATTTAAACCAATCAGAATTCTttggtaaaaaataataattctgaTTGGTTGTTTAATAGCAAGCCATAATGGTTCCACCTTATTTGACTCGTGCCTGACTTGTGCAGCATCTGATTTCCACCTTTACCAAGTAAAGTGTGGAAGGATCTagacagcttttttttttttcttttgtttattaaGTTTCATTAAAACCAAGCAGCGAGGTACAGGAAGTATTTATTAGAGTATGTAAAGTCTGCCAGTGGCAGTGTTGTAGTGTCACCTCGGTGACAGCAGGATGTAATGGATGCTCTATTTTCCTTCCACTTGCTGCAAAGGACCAAAAAGTCCAGCATTACCTCGAAGTGACTTGGGTAAGTAACACTGGGCTCCATTGTGCGCTGGACCCCTTTGCTCCCTTGTTCAGGTTGTGCTGGTGTCATGGAACATGGCGGAAAGCTCATGCCCTGGCATCTCTGGCAGGACCCGACTCGTCCTCCGTAACTGGCTGCctgtctctcaccccccccccccccccatctccttcaccccacccccccacccccgtcccaGTCATCCAAGTCGCGTGGGAAACTGCCCCTCccgcactgccccccccccccccccagtgaaagGCCCGGTCCTGGCaccagtgtcccccccccacacaccccctgCCCTTCCGCAGCCCAGCTGTGCTGAGTATCTATGCCAATCCTCTGATGGGGGGCTTCATGCTGGATGATTAGGAACCCAGATCCTGCTCAGTCTTTCACTTTAGGAAGTGAAAgacatcagaatcagaaaaactttatttatcccggaggaaattgctcatgTTACTACAAACGGTCACACAGTAAcatgagcaatttcctccgggataaataaagtttttattatttggtaataatagaaaaaaaaacatttttctagAAAACACTTGGGCATTGAATTTCAATGGTCCAGACAAGGTgatgaaatattattattaaataataaccTTTACTTTTCTATACTCCATATCAAAACTCAAGACAAATTTTGTCTcgattttcttttttgtgtattttcttTACCATTTCACCTTCCAAAGCCTTTTCCCCAGAAAAGTCCCATCATCCTCACTCTGTGATGAAGGCGTTCCCATGAACAGCTGACGTGATTCGCTGTGCTGGGGTCACCTGACTGGAGGCGTGTCTCTGTTTCAGGTCGAGGCCAAGCTGCAGGTGGACCTGCTGCTGGAGGGGCTGCCAGACCGGTATGTTgccctttgtttttgttaaataaacagTGCCTCTTgtgtagtgcagtgtttcccagtgtggtccttggggacccccagacagtctacatttttgctccctcgcagttccctgccagacagcccacatttttgctccctgcgggaactgggaaggagcaaaaacatgaactgtctgggggtccttgaggactggtttgaaaaaTATCGGTTTAGTGTTTTGAACCAGGCTGGATTTagtggtgcgttccatttgccctctgaactcggattccgagtcggAGTCCGAGTTTTGAAgtcggaagtgacgacatgcacGCTCCCGTTTCCAAATGGAATGCACTACTAGACCCCATGTGGTCTGAGAGAGGAgtgtgccacctgctggcacTAAAGTGTAgtgttttgtctgtttgttagtTGTAATCACTTTGTATCACCAAGCATATAGATTAGGAGTATCCTGATAATGTAAACGTCAGTTTTGCAGTATTGTTCTTCGTGATGTTTCTTCTAGTGCCTAATTAGAATACTTGTATTAAATGACGTTTTGTTCTGCTCTCCTTTCGAATGGATGGCATTGCATGTAGCTGTTGGGCTACTTTGAGTTTCTCTTTTAAAGAATTTCCTCACAGCTGACATCTCCATAGTTTGTAGTTTCAAGCCACATGCCTGAGGCTCACTGTAGCGCGTGACGGAGCCTGACAATGTCTCACAGTCTGCGCAACTGACGTAAACGAAGCGGATGTGGTCTTTGATATCGGCTCGGGATATCACTGATATAGGCAGCAATATACTAGGAAACTGGTAAAAATACTGGTACACATTAACATGGTGATTAAGTTTTACACATAGATACCATGTGGTCTTAAAAATGAATCTGTATGAACCATTGTGTTTAGTCATATTCCCAGCAATTGCATATATGTTGGACATTTGAAGGCTCGTGTACTATTTTATTTtagatgtttgtgtgtttcatgCCTCCTGTAAAGCTGATGCTCTTGCTGCCTGTCCTTGTAGAACATCCCCCCACGAGCGGGGGTTATCAGCGTGACCCCCCAAGCCCGCCCACCTCCCCCGGCTCACCCCGGG includes these proteins:
- the synj1 gene encoding synaptojanin-1 isoform X1, encoding MAFSKGYRIYHKLDPPPYSVIVETRNREECLLFESGAVAVLSSAEKEAIKNTYSKMLDAYGILGVLRLNLGDAMLHSLVVVTGCSSVGKVQDSEVFRVTATEFVSLRNDPTDEDRISDVRKVLNSGNFYFAWSATGVSMDLSLNAHRKVKEDTTDIRFFWNQSLHLHLKHYGVNCDDWLLRLMCGGVEIRTIYAGHKQAKACVISRLSSERAGTRFNVRGTNDDGQVANFVETEQVIFLDDKVSSFIQIRGSIPLFWEQPGIQVGSHRVKLSRGFEANAPAFERHFCTLRRLYGRQMIVNLLGMKEGEHMLSKAFQSHLKASEHAATVKMINFDYHQMVKGGKADKLFSALKPQLNKFLEDCDFFYYAGEGGVQRCQTGTIRSNCLDCLDRTNSVQAFLALEMLPKQLEVMGLSEKPQLVARFQEVFRSMWSINGDSISKIYAGTGALDGKAKAGKLKDGARSVTRTIQNNFFDSSKQEAIDILRLGSTLNSDLADKARALLTTSSLYVSETILQSASPRVLLGMCQNYQKYTQPKQVRVCVGTWNVNGGKQFRSIAFRNQTLNDWLLDAPKKAGLPDFQDSKARPVDIFAIGFEEMVELNAGNIVSASTTNQKLWAAELQKNISRDHKYVLLASEQLVGVCLFVFIRPQHAPFIRDVAVDTVKTGMGGATGNKGGVAIRMLFHTTSICFICSHFAAGQSQVKERNDDYNEITRKLSFPMGRLLYSHDYVFWCGDFNYRISLPNEEVKELIRQKQWDALIAGDQLAEQKSAGHIFRTFIEGDINFPPTYKYDLFSDDYDTSEKCRTPAWTDRILWKRRKWNFDKSAEEMNLVSTAQDDEHDAPQYLWTPGTLQYYGRAELKTSDHRPVVAVIDVDVLEVDPEARHQVYKDVIAQQGPPDGTVLVSLCGSGDDNFFDDGLIDELLDKFAAFGEVILIRFVEEKMWVTFLEGYSALAALSLSASTVQGKTIDIRLKSPDWIKSLEEEMSVERVFGGVPTSASSSLLAEDADTGADYDMEGDVDEDSAELEEILPQHLQLNSSSGLATSPSASPRSSPCPSPTHGEAAPPCRPSRAPPRTAGPPPGCLSPAACRRELTGSPVDFQPIAPPSQGLEPKRPPPPRPNAPPARPAPPQRPPPPSGGRSPTPARKDLGGPKSPALPRSDLGRGQAAGGPAAGGAARPNIPPRAGVISVTPQARPPPPAHPGAPRPVPEVHPGAPRPMAETHPGAPRATPEPPVRPQMAPPLQPQMAPPLQPQMAPPLQPQLAPPLQPQMAAPLQPQPAAAPQAPPPQASASLGSPKPPPRSRSAHNLPPPSSQINGMNGIQKEAQSKPDPFESLTLGLFPSTPTSWSSTQSLTRSCSLLSSPTPASLAPPGSCTLQPTSQSSLQDLPGWPSSLTPSRSRSQEILRTSPNPFLSDIQSGSTNPFTSQMSATQRRSLTPDFHSQQQAMASKSLLLQPTTCPIPSKVSTVVSPSAAEDSTQEWVKFDDDSDFPAPVRTPPMATQTTLPTLTGTSTISGPPNPQALFPGSGFDLCTEPPSSTFPAIPPPIPARTKSGNPQPSLRLESSFLVSKEITEGQQF